The proteins below are encoded in one region of Methanosarcina barkeri 3:
- a CDS encoding AAA family ATPase gives MKSSKLEQYIRSIELNRENIPSFSEYPFNLPAIRDLHSLSFHPKVTFIIGENGSGKSTILESIAVAYGFNAEGGTKNFNFTSRATHSNLSNYIKVIKGTRKPRTGFFLRAESFYNFASNVDDLGAINSYGGRSLHEQSHGEAFFSVFLNRFTGEGIYILDEPEAALSPSRQMSMLTRIHELVTEGSQFIIATHSPIIMAYPQAVIYQIKDGFEQIGYEETEHYQVMKSFLNNTQKILNILLE, from the coding sequence ATGAAATCCAGTAAACTAGAACAATACATAAGATCTATAGAATTAAATAGAGAAAATATACCTTCTTTTTCTGAATACCCGTTTAATTTACCTGCTATAAGAGATCTACATTCACTATCATTTCATCCTAAAGTCACATTTATTATTGGAGAAAATGGTTCCGGGAAATCTACAATTTTAGAATCAATAGCTGTTGCATATGGGTTTAATGCAGAAGGTGGAACAAAAAATTTTAATTTTACATCTAGAGCAACACATTCCAACTTAAGTAACTATATAAAAGTTATTAAAGGTACCAGAAAACCTCGTACTGGTTTTTTCTTAAGGGCAGAAAGCTTTTACAATTTTGCTTCAAATGTAGATGATTTGGGCGCAATCAATTCTTATGGTGGCCGTTCGTTACACGAACAATCCCATGGAGAAGCGTTCTTCTCAGTATTTTTAAATAGATTTACTGGTGAAGGTATCTATATATTAGACGAGCCTGAAGCAGCGTTATCACCGTCACGGCAAATGTCTATGCTTACCAGAATTCATGAGTTAGTAACAGAAGGGTCCCAGTTTATTATTGCGACGCATTCACCGATAATAATGGCATACCCCCAGGCCGTGATCTACCAGATTAAAGACGGATTTGAACAAATAGGTTATGAAGAAACAGAACATTATCAAGTTATGAAATCTTTTCTAAATAATACGCAGAAGATACTTAACATTTTATTAGAATAA